A region from the Hydra vulgaris chromosome 10, alternate assembly HydraT2T_AEP genome encodes:
- the LOC105844957 gene encoding cyclin N-terminal domain-containing protein 1 isoform X2 — protein MTSTNTSKASPSETFYSLADLYASTELLEDCLKSLAEITQRFINEATKDEGKFKTAKAAVLVFNICKKLGMPVEVRYLAVEVFDKFMSKHITQLQEVISSSSSSNKKVDWASVERRVIDQVPLRAISCVQIASKIVSNYKALSPLKVKNFLTNSDLHFSIECVIRSEMRVLKTLDFRLPFISPLTYVEMLLEVLRRNCPGLPATVIHDVTVKLLDVVYIERDVIYKLLGNATGVDIDIKLANDNFLLATSIIVAAAYIVDSESSDSFIEQMSLITTIKEADIIIFSTVLVKVALDL, from the exons atgaCTTCTACAAACACTTCCAAAGCTTCGCCTTCAGAAACTTTTTATAGTTTAGCAGATTTGTATGCAAGCACAGAGTTGTTggaagattgtttaaaaagtcTTGCAGAGATTACTCAACGATTTATCAATGAAGCAACAAAAGATGAGGGAAAGTTTAAAACTGCAAAAGCTGCTG tgCTTGTGTTCAATATATGTAAGAAGTTAGGTATGCCTGTTGAAGTACGGTATCTTGCAGTTGAAGTGTTTGATAA GTTTATGTCGAAGCACATTACGCAGCTTCAAGAAGTAATTAGCAGCTCTTCCAGCagcaataaaaaagttgattggGCTTCTGTGGAACGACGAGTCATTGATCAAGTACCATTAAGAGCAATTTCTTGTGTGCAAATAGCCAGTAAAATTGTATCTAattacaag GCTTTGTCTcctttaaaagtaaagaattttttgacaaattctGACTTACATTTTTCTATTGAATGTGTTATACGATCAGAAATGcgagttttaaaaactttagatttTCGGCTGCCGTTCATATCTCCATTAACATATGTTGAAATGTTGCTAGAAGTTTTAc GTCGAAACTGCCCCGGGTTGCCTGCAACTGTTATTCATGATGTTACTGTGAAGCTCTTAGATGTTGTTTACATAGAGCGagatgttatttataaattattgggAAACGCAACTGGCGTAGATATTGATATTAAGCTAGCTAATGATAACTTTCTTCTGGCAACTTCTATTATTGTCGCCGCAGCTTATATAGTTGACTCAGAGTCAAGCGATAGC ttcattGAACAGATGTCACTAATAACGACAATAAAGGAAGCagatataattatattttcaacTGTGTTAGTTAAAGTCGCATTAGATTTATAA